The DNA region GCGCCGACCTGCCGTCCACGGCTCCGGCGCCGACCGAGCAGCCGATGCCCGAGACCGCACCCCAGCAGGCGGTGCCCGAGGCGCCGGCGGGCCCTGAGGCCGTCGAGGTGACCCAGGACACTGACGCCCAGGTGCCGGCCGACGCCGCCGACGCCGCGCGCCCGGACGACGCCGACGCGCCGCGGACGCCCGCTGCCGACACGACGCAGCCCGACGGCGACGAGAACCAGGAGGCGTAGAACGATGTTGGCTCCCAAGCGGGTCCGCTACCGCAAGCAGCATCGCGGGCGCATGCGTGGCAACGCCAAGGGCGGCTACGACATGGCCTTCGGTGAGTACGGCCTGCAGGCCGTCACCGGCTCGTGGATCACGGCACGCCAGATCGAGGCCGCCCGTGTCGCCATGACCCGGCACATCAAGCGTGGCGGGAAGGTGTGGATCAACATCTTCCCGCACAAGTCCTACACGAAGAAGCCGGCCGAGACCCGCATGGGCTCAGGTAAGGGCTCGCCCGAGGGATGGGTCGCGGTCGTCAAGCCGGGACGCGTCATGTTCGAACTGTCGGGCGTCCCCGAGGACGTGGCCCGCGAGGCCATGCGCCTGGCCGCCCACAAGCTCCCCGTCAAGTGCCGGTTCCTCACACGGGATGGTGACTGACATGGATGTCGGCGAACTGCGTGAACTCAACGACGTCGAACTGACCGAACAGCACGACGAGCTGAAGGAGGAGCTGTTCAACCTCCGCTTCCAGCTGGCGACCGGGCAGCTCGACAACCCGACGCTGCTGCAGCAGGCGCGCCGCGACATCGCCCGCGTGCTGACCGTCCAGCGCGAGCGCGAGATCGCCGCCGCGCGCGAGCAGGCGCAGTAGCGCGAACGTCAGGAGCGAAAGACCATGACTGACACGACGACGGCGCCGCGTGGCGAGCGCAAGGTCCGCCAGGGCCGTGTGGTCAGCACGGCGATGGACAAGACCGTCGTGGTCGAGATCCAGCGCACGACCACGCACCCGCTGTACCGCAAGACCATCAACCGCACCGAGAAGTTGCTCGCGCACGACGAGGACAACGCTGTGAATGTCGGCGACCGCGTCCGTGTGTCCGAGACACGCCCGATGTCGAAGCGCAAGCGCTGGCGTGTGGTGGACATCGTGGAGCGCGCGAAGTGAGGGAGACCGCGGCGCGGTGACATGCCGCTCTGGCGCACTGTCTCCGCCGTACCCCAGAGAGAAGAAGAGAAGAAGAGATGATCCAGCAGGAGAGCCGGCTGAAGGTGGCCGACAACACCGGGGCCCGTGAGGTGCTGTGCATCCGCGTGCTCGGTGGGTCCGGGCGGCGCTACGCGTCGGTTGGCGACGAGATCGTCGGCACCGTCAAGCAGGCGGTTCCGGCGGCGGGCGTCAAGAAGGGCGACGTGGTGCGCGCCGTCGTCGTGCGCACGCGCAAGGAGAAGCGCCGCCGCGACGGCTCGTACATCCGGTTCGACGACAACGCGTGTGTCCTGATCAACGAGCAGGGCGTGCCGCGTGGCACGCGCATCTTCGGGCCCGTCGGTCGAGAGCTGCGTGAGCGCCGCTTCATGCGGATCGTCTCGCTCGCGCCGGAGGTGATCTGACGATGCAACGGATCCGACGTGACGACCAGGTGCAGGTGATCTCCGGAAAGGACCGGGGCAAGAGTGGCCGCGTCATCGCCGTCTGGCCGCGGGAGGACCGCGTGCTGGTCGAGGGCATCAACATCATGACCAAGCACCGTCGCGTGCAGCGCACCCGCGCGGGCGCCCAGGAGGGCGGCATCATTCACGAGGAGGCGCCGCTGCACCTCTCGAACGTGATGCCGATCTGCGACTCGTGCGACAGGCCCACCCGCGTGGGATCGAAGGTCGTCGACGGCGTGCGCGTGCGGGTCTGCCGCGCCTGCGACGCAGAGCTTTGATGCGATCACCCGCGCACCCGCCCAACCCCCGAGGTCTCGGCACGGGTGACCGCACCGCAGAGGTAGGAACCTGAGATGAGTACGACGGAGACATACGCGCCGCGGCTGAAGGTCCGGTACCGCGACGAGGTGCGCGCGCAGCTGCAGGAGCGGCTCGGCCTCGACAACGTCATGCAGGTGCCCACGCTGACCAAGCTCGTGGTCAACATGGGTGTCGGCGACGCGATCACCGACTCCAAGGCGATCGAGGGCGCCATGCGCGACCTCGCCACGATCACCGGCCAGCGGCCGAAGCTGACGCGGGCGCGCAAGTCCATCGCCGGCTTCAAGCTGCGCCAGGGCATGCCGATCGGC from Euzebyales bacterium includes:
- the rplP gene encoding 50S ribosomal protein L16 encodes the protein MLAPKRVRYRKQHRGRMRGNAKGGYDMAFGEYGLQAVTGSWITARQIEAARVAMTRHIKRGGKVWINIFPHKSYTKKPAETRMGSGKGSPEGWVAVVKPGRVMFELSGVPEDVAREAMRLAAHKLPVKCRFLTRDGD
- the rpmC gene encoding 50S ribosomal protein L29; its protein translation is MDVGELRELNDVELTEQHDELKEELFNLRFQLATGQLDNPTLLQQARRDIARVLTVQREREIAAAREQAQ
- the rpsQ gene encoding 30S ribosomal protein S17; this translates as MTDTTTAPRGERKVRQGRVVSTAMDKTVVVEIQRTTTHPLYRKTINRTEKLLAHDEDNAVNVGDRVRVSETRPMSKRKRWRVVDIVERAK
- the rplN gene encoding 50S ribosomal protein L14 — encoded protein: MIQQESRLKVADNTGAREVLCIRVLGGSGRRYASVGDEIVGTVKQAVPAAGVKKGDVVRAVVVRTRKEKRRRDGSYIRFDDNACVLINEQGVPRGTRIFGPVGRELRERRFMRIVSLAPEVI
- the rplX gene encoding 50S ribosomal protein L24; translated protein: MQRIRRDDQVQVISGKDRGKSGRVIAVWPREDRVLVEGINIMTKHRRVQRTRAGAQEGGIIHEEAPLHLSNVMPICDSCDRPTRVGSKVVDGVRVRVCRACDAEL